The proteins below come from a single Comamonas antarctica genomic window:
- a CDS encoding response regulator, whose amino-acid sequence MDSFPATARDASLVLIVDDVPDNLAMLHDALDAAGYMVLVATNGEAALARAAQARPDIVLLDALMPGMDGFEVARRLKADAGTAQIPIVFMTGLTETEHLIAALAAGGVDYVTKPIKPAEVLARMGVHLGTARRARAQQQQALQARSALDAFGHASLTVRIADGRVLWQTPLARELLRRHLGIDGPRPALPAEITAWMQRQQPTLAQQPEPPRWTLDPGDPPGLGTLVLRLHPPSPEAEESGPGELLLVMREESDLAARETLRQGFGITGKEAEVLYWLAQGKINRDIAEIVGSSPATVKKHLERIYAKLGVETRTAAAAMAMARLPG is encoded by the coding sequence ATGGATTCCTTCCCTGCGACCGCGCGTGATGCCAGCCTGGTGCTGATCGTCGACGACGTGCCCGACAACCTGGCCATGCTGCATGACGCGCTCGATGCCGCCGGCTACATGGTGCTGGTGGCCACCAACGGCGAGGCGGCTCTTGCGCGTGCCGCGCAGGCCCGGCCCGACATCGTGCTGCTCGATGCGCTGATGCCCGGCATGGACGGCTTCGAGGTCGCGCGCCGGCTCAAGGCCGATGCCGGCACGGCCCAGATTCCCATCGTGTTCATGACCGGACTGACCGAAACCGAGCACCTGATCGCCGCGCTCGCGGCCGGCGGCGTCGACTATGTGACCAAGCCCATCAAGCCCGCCGAGGTGCTGGCGCGCATGGGCGTGCACCTGGGCACGGCGCGGCGCGCGCGCGCCCAGCAGCAGCAGGCGCTGCAGGCGCGCAGCGCGCTCGATGCCTTCGGCCACGCCAGCCTCACGGTGCGCATCGCCGACGGCCGCGTGCTGTGGCAGACGCCGCTGGCGCGCGAGCTGCTGCGCCGCCACCTGGGCATCGACGGCCCGCGCCCGGCGCTGCCCGCCGAGATCACCGCCTGGATGCAGCGCCAGCAGCCGACGCTGGCGCAGCAGCCCGAGCCGCCGCGCTGGACGCTGGACCCGGGCGACCCGCCGGGCCTGGGCACGCTGGTGCTGCGCCTGCACCCGCCGTCACCCGAAGCCGAGGAGTCCGGCCCGGGCGAGCTGCTGCTGGTGATGCGCGAGGAGTCCGACCTTGCGGCGCGCGAGACGCTGCGCCAGGGCTTCGGCATCACCGGCAAGGAAGCCGAGGTGCTCTACTGGCTGGCCCAGGGCAAGATCAACCGCGACATCGCCGAGATCGTCGGCAGCAGCCCGGCGACGGTGAAGAAGCATCTGGAGCGCATCTACGCCAAGCTGGGCGTCGAGACGCGCACCGCGGCCGCGGCGATGGCGATGGCGCGGCTGCCGGGGTGA
- a CDS encoding ankyrin repeat domain-containing protein, with the protein MTSSSSAHDTAAANLDDATLAFADKVFDAARNGDADSLAQWLAAGLPPDLRNAKGDSLLMLASYHGHADAARVLLQHGADAALANLRGQTPLAGVAFKGDLAMAELLLDHGAGVDSPSPDGRTPLMFAAMFNRLDIMQLLIARGARIDATDAQGTTPLGCALAMGAQEAAAVLRAQAA; encoded by the coding sequence ATGACCTCAAGCTCCTCCGCCCACGACACTGCTGCTGCCAATCTTGATGACGCCACCCTGGCCTTTGCCGACAAGGTGTTCGATGCCGCGCGCAATGGCGACGCCGACAGCCTCGCCCAATGGCTGGCCGCGGGCCTGCCGCCCGATCTGCGCAACGCCAAGGGCGACAGCCTGCTGATGCTCGCCAGCTACCACGGCCATGCGGATGCGGCGCGGGTCCTGCTGCAGCACGGCGCCGATGCCGCGCTGGCCAATCTGCGCGGCCAGACGCCGCTGGCCGGCGTGGCCTTCAAGGGCGATCTGGCGATGGCCGAATTGCTGCTCGACCATGGCGCCGGCGTCGACAGTCCCTCGCCCGATGGCCGCACGCCGCTGATGTTCGCGGCTATGTTCAACCGCCTCGACATCATGCAATTGCTGATCGCGCGCGGTGCGCGCATCGACGCCACCGATGCCCAGGGCACGACGCCGCTGGGCTGCGCGCTGGCAATGGGTGCACAGGAGGCGGCGGCCGTGTTGCGCGCGCAGGCGGCTTAG
- a CDS encoding ATP-binding cassette domain-containing protein — translation MLFRDKHLLCALGLTLAQQLLLAFSTYCIAKAGTALAQGHIGRVLRDISLFFSLALAAYVTSSMAAFAATRAADHIWKEYANATLSSATASLQYASQSNRRSMAPWLGGEALPTIGHACNLSVELLSASLNIVFTLAVFLFAVGWQIASAMAAALVLSFALVMVLRRRIESTAGEMQQRRQRMLVGIEPAWDRAMFGTPAMRASGFCTLEAKMQRYFGALNRYVLLEQVVACSPIIISTLALIALLQFTDLFTASIAGALVALLPRSLQVFGNVHSLSASLSQLLLVRARLRNLAGFCAGLDRFRMHELPLQAISVEGVERTWAPAELLEALGRKGLTRGRFTVTGANGAGKSSFLKAIKEVAADALLLNPETSFLEADSSLSTGQRRVKEIENALSMAPTLLMLDEWDANLDGDNCRKIDQLLDEASRKMVVIEVRHLRPEEHSSTTSILRPGRAGGLSRNDRRGVP, via the coding sequence ATGCTGTTTCGCGACAAGCACCTTCTTTGCGCACTGGGGCTGACGCTGGCCCAACAACTGCTGCTCGCGTTTTCCACCTATTGCATCGCCAAGGCAGGTACCGCGTTGGCGCAAGGACACATCGGCCGCGTGCTGCGCGACATATCGCTGTTTTTCAGCTTGGCACTGGCGGCATACGTCACAAGTTCAATGGCAGCTTTTGCCGCCACCCGTGCTGCCGACCATATCTGGAAGGAATACGCGAACGCCACGCTTTCCAGCGCCACCGCCAGCCTGCAATACGCTTCGCAGAGCAACCGCAGATCCATGGCCCCATGGCTGGGCGGCGAAGCCTTGCCGACCATCGGGCATGCCTGCAATTTGTCGGTCGAACTGCTGTCGGCGAGCCTCAACATCGTGTTCACGCTCGCGGTGTTCCTGTTTGCCGTCGGCTGGCAAATCGCTTCAGCCATGGCGGCTGCGCTGGTGCTTTCCTTTGCGCTGGTCATGGTGCTGCGGCGCCGCATTGAATCCACCGCGGGAGAAATGCAGCAACGGCGGCAGCGCATGCTGGTGGGCATCGAACCTGCATGGGACCGCGCCATGTTTGGAACCCCGGCGATGCGTGCGTCGGGCTTTTGCACGCTGGAAGCGAAGATGCAGCGCTACTTCGGCGCGCTCAACCGGTATGTGCTGCTGGAGCAGGTGGTTGCCTGCAGCCCCATCATCATTTCCACCCTGGCCTTGATTGCGCTCCTGCAGTTCACCGATCTGTTCACCGCCTCGATTGCGGGCGCGCTGGTAGCCCTGCTGCCGCGCAGCCTGCAAGTATTTGGCAATGTCCATTCGCTCAGCGCCTCCCTGAGCCAGCTGTTGCTGGTGCGTGCCAGGCTGCGCAATCTCGCCGGGTTCTGCGCCGGGCTGGACCGATTCCGCATGCATGAGCTGCCGCTGCAGGCCATTTCCGTGGAGGGCGTAGAAAGGACGTGGGCGCCCGCGGAGCTGCTGGAGGCATTGGGTCGAAAAGGCCTGACACGCGGGCGCTTCACCGTGACGGGAGCCAATGGCGCGGGAAAATCCAGCTTCCTCAAGGCCATCAAGGAGGTGGCCGCGGACGCGCTGTTGCTCAACCCGGAGACCAGTTTCCTTGAGGCCGACAGCAGCCTGTCAACGGGCCAGAGACGCGTCAAGGAGATCGAGAATGCGCTTTCAATGGCGCCGACCTTGCTCATGCTCGATGAATGGGATGCAAATCTGGATGGAGACAATTGCCGGAAGATCGATCAGTTGCTGGACGAAGCTTCGCGGAAAATGGTCGTGATCGAGGTGAGGCATCTGCGGCCCGAGGAGCATTCGAGCACAACGTCCATCCTTCGACCGGGCCGCGCAGGCGGGCTCAGCAGGAACGATCGTCGAGGGGTGCCCTAA
- the urtA gene encoding urea ABC transporter substrate-binding protein: protein MQRRFTLQSLAAAAAVAGLGFGALPAWAADTIKIGVLHSLSGTMAISETVLKDTVLMAVEEINAAGGVLGKKLEPVVVDPASNWPLFAEKAKQLLGQDKVAVIFGGWTSVSRKSVLPVVEEMNGLLFYPVQYEGEELSKNVFYTGAAPNQQAIPAVDYLMGKDGGSAKRWVLLGTDYVYPRTTNKILRAYLKSKGVKDSDIDEKYTPFGHSDYQTIVADIKKFSQGGKTAVVSTINGDSNVPFYKELGNAGLKATDVPVVAFSVGEEELRGVDTKPLVGHLAAWNYFMSLKNPENTAFIKKWSDYAKAKNIAGHKDRPLTNDPMEATYIGIHMWKQAVEKAKSTDVDKVIAAMAGQTFKAPSGIVSKMDEKNHHLHKNVFIGEIKADGQFNVVWKTPAPIKAKPWSPYIPGNDKKKDEPEKK from the coding sequence ATGCAACGTCGTTTCACCCTTCAATCCCTGGCTGCCGCGGCAGCCGTCGCTGGTCTCGGCTTTGGCGCGCTGCCGGCTTGGGCCGCCGACACCATCAAGATCGGTGTGCTGCACAGCCTGTCGGGCACGATGGCGATCTCGGAAACCGTGCTCAAGGACACAGTGCTGATGGCCGTCGAGGAGATCAATGCCGCGGGCGGCGTGCTGGGCAAGAAGCTCGAGCCGGTGGTCGTTGATCCGGCATCGAACTGGCCGCTGTTTGCCGAGAAGGCCAAGCAGTTGCTGGGCCAGGACAAGGTCGCGGTGATCTTTGGCGGCTGGACCAGCGTGAGCCGCAAGTCGGTGCTGCCCGTGGTCGAGGAAATGAACGGCCTGCTGTTCTACCCCGTGCAGTACGAAGGCGAGGAGCTGTCGAAGAACGTGTTCTACACCGGCGCCGCGCCGAACCAGCAGGCGATTCCCGCGGTCGACTACCTGATGGGCAAGGACGGCGGCAGCGCCAAGCGCTGGGTGCTGCTGGGCACCGACTACGTCTACCCGCGCACCACCAACAAGATCCTGCGCGCCTACCTCAAGTCCAAGGGCGTGAAGGACAGCGACATCGACGAGAAGTACACGCCCTTCGGCCACAGCGACTACCAGACCATCGTCGCCGACATCAAGAAGTTCAGCCAGGGCGGCAAGACTGCCGTGGTCTCGACCATCAATGGCGACTCCAACGTGCCGTTCTACAAGGAATTGGGCAACGCCGGCCTCAAGGCCACCGATGTGCCCGTCGTGGCCTTCTCGGTGGGTGAGGAGGAGCTGCGTGGCGTCGACACCAAGCCGCTGGTCGGCCACCTCGCGGCCTGGAACTACTTCATGTCGCTCAAGAACCCCGAGAACACCGCGTTCATCAAGAAGTGGAGCGACTACGCCAAGGCCAAGAACATTGCGGGCCACAAGGACCGTCCGCTGACCAACGACCCGATGGAAGCCACCTACATCGGCATCCACATGTGGAAGCAGGCCGTGGAGAAGGCCAAGTCCACGGACGTGGACAAGGTGATTGCCGCCATGGCCGGCCAGACCTTCAAGGCGCCCAGCGGCATCGTCAGCAAGATGGACGAGAAGAACCACCATCTGCACAAGAACGTGTTCATCGGCGAGATCAAGGCCGACGGCCAGTTCAACGTGGTCTGGAAGACGCCCGCGCCGATCAAGGCCAAGCCCTGGAGCCCTTACATCCCCGGCAACGACAAGAAAAAAGACGAACCAGAAAAGAAGTGA
- the urtB gene encoding urea ABC transporter permease subunit UrtB, whose product MLGYFLTTGLRPAAAALLRRAALACALLGATAAHALTPAQALAMAQGDSDARIAAIEAALASPTAPLGPYLRAMADDAVVVADGRALVVQGGQASDPVSGAAVALPEGAEDVMNNNRLRGEISAALAALDLFAPDTVRRREAAQAMLKQPSPERLPLLDRALAQEKDAQARQSLELARSAAQLGSSDVLQRRDAAAALGDSGSPQARLLLQTRLAEESDERVQAQLRRSLAQVDDRLAWGERLGVVFTGISLGSILLLVALGLAITYGLMGVINMAHGELMMIGAYATYMVQNLFQAYLPNAFDAYLLAAVPLSFLAAAAVGALMERTVLRFLYGRPLETLLATWGISLVLMQLVRSLFGAQNVGVENPSWMSGGWQLLPNLTLPLNRLVIIVFAAAVLLAMAWTIGRTRLGLFVRGVTQNRAMAACVGVNTARVDTMAFALGSGVAGLAGCALSQVGNVGPDLGQSYIVDAFMVVVLGGVGQLLGAVYAALGLGILGKFLEGWTGAVLAKIAVLVFIIVFIQKRPQGIFAMKGRSAEA is encoded by the coding sequence ATGCTTGGATACTTTCTGACCACCGGCCTGCGCCCGGCCGCTGCAGCGCTGCTGCGCCGCGCGGCGCTGGCCTGTGCGCTGCTGGGCGCGACGGCGGCCCATGCGCTCACGCCCGCGCAGGCGCTGGCCATGGCCCAGGGCGACTCGGATGCGCGCATTGCCGCCATCGAAGCTGCGCTGGCCTCACCCACTGCGCCGTTGGGCCCTTATCTGCGCGCCATGGCCGATGATGCCGTGGTGGTCGCCGACGGCCGCGCGCTCGTCGTGCAGGGCGGCCAGGCCAGCGACCCCGTGAGCGGCGCCGCCGTGGCGCTGCCCGAAGGCGCCGAAGACGTCATGAACAACAACCGGCTGCGCGGCGAGATCTCCGCCGCGCTGGCCGCGCTCGATCTGTTTGCGCCCGACACCGTGCGCCGGCGCGAGGCCGCGCAGGCCATGCTCAAGCAGCCCTCGCCCGAGCGCCTGCCGCTGCTGGACCGCGCGCTGGCCCAGGAAAAGGATGCCCAGGCGCGCCAGTCGCTGGAACTCGCGCGCTCCGCCGCGCAGCTGGGTAGCAGCGATGTGCTGCAGCGCCGCGACGCGGCCGCCGCGCTCGGCGACAGCGGCTCGCCGCAGGCACGGCTGCTGCTTCAGACGCGCCTCGCCGAGGAAAGCGACGAGCGCGTGCAGGCGCAGCTGCGGCGCTCGCTGGCGCAGGTCGATGACCGCCTGGCCTGGGGCGAACGCCTGGGCGTGGTGTTCACCGGCATCAGCCTGGGCTCCATCCTGCTGCTGGTGGCGCTGGGCCTGGCCATCACCTACGGCCTGATGGGCGTGATCAACATGGCGCATGGCGAACTGATGATGATCGGCGCCTATGCCACCTATATGGTGCAGAACCTGTTCCAGGCCTATCTGCCCAATGCTTTCGACGCGTATCTGCTGGCCGCCGTGCCGCTGTCCTTCCTGGCCGCGGCCGCGGTCGGCGCGCTGATGGAACGCACGGTGCTGCGCTTCCTCTACGGCCGCCCGCTCGAGACGCTGCTGGCCACCTGGGGCATCAGCCTGGTGCTGATGCAGCTGGTGCGCAGCCTGTTCGGCGCGCAGAACGTCGGCGTCGAGAACCCGTCCTGGATGAGCGGCGGCTGGCAGCTGCTGCCCAATCTGACACTGCCGCTGAACCGGCTGGTGATCATCGTCTTCGCGGCCGCGGTGCTGCTGGCCATGGCCTGGACCATCGGCCGCACGCGCCTGGGCTTGTTCGTGCGCGGCGTGACGCAGAACCGCGCCATGGCGGCCTGCGTGGGCGTGAACACGGCGCGCGTCGACACCATGGCATTTGCGCTGGGGTCGGGCGTGGCCGGCCTGGCGGGCTGCGCGCTGAGCCAGGTCGGCAATGTCGGCCCCGACCTGGGCCAGAGCTACATCGTCGATGCGTTCATGGTCGTGGTGCTGGGCGGCGTGGGCCAGTTGCTGGGCGCGGTCTATGCGGCGCTGGGCCTGGGCATCCTGGGCAAATTCCTCGAAGGCTGGACCGGAGCGGTGCTGGCCAAGATCGCGGTGCTGGTGTTCATCATCGTCTTCATTCAGAAGCGCCCGCAAGGCATTTTTGCAATGAAGGGCCGCAGCGCGGAGGCTTGA
- the urtC gene encoding urea ABC transporter permease subunit UrtC, giving the protein MLANNSTPSLVLPGPKPLLSRRGWALFLVALVTICAVAPLLNLWVPAGSAFHLSDYAVSLLGKIMCYAICALAMDLIWGYAGILSLGHGLFFALGGYVMGMYLMRQIGADGNSGSTLPDFMVFLDWKELPWHWQLSGSFIATLLLVVAVPGLVAFVFGYFAFRSRIKGVYFSIITQALTYAAMLLFFRNETGLGGNNGFTDFKRILGVAIATPQMRMFLFVLTGCMLLACYLFARWLVQSKFGRVLQAIRDAETRVMFSGYSPLPYKLTIWCISAMMCGIAGALYVPQVGIINPGEMSTANSIEMAVWAAVGGRASLIGPIVGAFIVNGAKSWLTVSAPEIWLYFLGALFIGVTLFLPQGVVGLVRQLRGLRRSKPEAGELP; this is encoded by the coding sequence ATGCTGGCAAATAATTCCACTCCTTCTCTGGTGCTGCCCGGCCCCAAGCCGCTGCTGTCGCGCCGCGGCTGGGCGCTGTTCCTGGTGGCGCTGGTCACCATCTGCGCCGTCGCGCCGCTGCTCAATCTGTGGGTGCCGGCCGGCAGTGCGTTCCATCTGTCCGACTACGCGGTCTCGCTGCTCGGCAAGATCATGTGCTACGCGATCTGCGCGCTGGCCATGGACCTGATCTGGGGCTACGCCGGCATTCTGAGCCTGGGCCACGGGCTGTTCTTCGCGCTCGGCGGCTATGTGATGGGCATGTACCTGATGCGCCAGATCGGCGCCGACGGCAATTCGGGCAGCACGCTGCCCGACTTCATGGTGTTCCTCGACTGGAAGGAACTGCCCTGGCACTGGCAACTCAGCGGCAGCTTCATTGCGACGCTGTTGCTGGTGGTCGCGGTGCCGGGCCTGGTGGCCTTCGTGTTCGGCTACTTTGCGTTCCGTTCGCGCATCAAGGGCGTGTATTTCTCCATCATCACGCAGGCGCTGACCTATGCCGCGATGCTGCTGTTCTTTCGCAACGAGACGGGTCTTGGCGGCAACAACGGTTTCACCGACTTCAAGCGCATCCTGGGCGTGGCGATCGCGACGCCGCAGATGCGCATGTTCCTGTTCGTGCTCACCGGCTGCATGCTGCTGGCCTGCTACCTGTTTGCGCGCTGGCTGGTGCAGAGCAAGTTCGGCCGCGTGCTGCAGGCGATCCGCGACGCCGAGACGCGCGTGATGTTCTCGGGCTACTCGCCGCTGCCCTACAAGCTCACGATCTGGTGCATCAGCGCCATGATGTGCGGCATCGCGGGCGCGCTCTATGTGCCGCAGGTGGGCATCATCAACCCGGGCGAGATGAGCACCGCCAACTCCATCGAGATGGCGGTCTGGGCCGCGGTGGGTGGGCGCGCGAGCCTGATCGGGCCGATCGTCGGCGCGTTCATCGTCAACGGCGCCAAGAGCTGGCTCACCGTGAGCGCGCCCGAGATCTGGCTGTATTTCCTCGGCGCGCTGTTCATCGGTGTGACGCTGTTCCTGCCGCAGGGCGTCGTCGGCCTGGTGCGCCAGCTGCGCGGCCTGCGCCGCTCCAAACCCGAGGCAGGAGAATTGCCATGA
- the urtD gene encoding urea ABC transporter ATP-binding protein UrtD — protein MTPDQMDAGAERLEALAARRAAQVPGDSGGRSASYARMAVPGEVDVTHGRILYLEDVHVSFDGFKAINGLNLDIAPGELRCIIGPNGAGKTTMMDIITGKTRPDRGTVFFGSTIDLLRHNEPEIAQLGIGRKFQKPTVFENLTVYENLELALKTHKGVRHSMFFRPDSAQKDRLAEVLHTIHLAAAVGRLAGVLSHGQKQWLEIGMLLMQEPRLLLLDEPVAGMTDEETVRTAELFLRLKGQHSLMVVEHDMSFIAAISEKVTVLCDGAVLAEGPLAQVQADERVVEVYLGR, from the coding sequence ATGACCCCCGATCAGATGGATGCTGGCGCCGAGCGCCTCGAAGCGCTCGCGGCGCGGCGCGCGGCCCAGGTGCCGGGCGACTCGGGCGGGCGCAGCGCGAGCTACGCGCGCATGGCCGTGCCGGGCGAAGTCGATGTGACCCACGGACGCATCCTGTACCTCGAAGACGTGCACGTGAGCTTCGACGGCTTCAAGGCCATCAACGGCCTGAACCTCGATATCGCACCCGGCGAGCTGCGCTGCATCATCGGCCCGAATGGCGCGGGCAAGACCACGATGATGGACATCATCACCGGCAAGACCCGGCCCGACCGCGGCACGGTGTTCTTCGGCTCGACCATCGACCTGCTGCGCCACAACGAGCCCGAGATCGCGCAGCTGGGCATAGGCCGCAAGTTCCAGAAGCCCACGGTGTTCGAGAACCTCACGGTGTACGAGAACCTGGAACTCGCGCTGAAGACCCACAAGGGCGTGCGCCACTCGATGTTCTTTCGCCCCGACAGCGCGCAAAAGGACCGTTTGGCCGAGGTGTTGCACACCATCCATCTCGCGGCTGCCGTGGGGCGCCTGGCCGGCGTGCTGAGCCATGGCCAGAAGCAGTGGCTGGAGATCGGCATGCTGCTGATGCAGGAGCCCAGGCTGCTGCTGCTCGACGAACCCGTGGCCGGCATGACCGACGAGGAAACGGTGCGCACGGCCGAGCTGTTCCTGCGCCTCAAGGGCCAGCATTCGCTGATGGTGGTCGAGCACGACATGTCGTTCATCGCCGCGATTTCGGAGAAGGTCACGGTGCTGTGCGACGGCGCGGTGCTGGCCGAGGGCCCGCTGGCCCAGGTGCAGGCCGACGAGCGCGTGGTCGAGGTCTATCTGGGGCGCTGA
- the urtE gene encoding urea ABC transporter ATP-binding subunit UrtE: MLKVKNLHQYYGGSHILRDVSLQAEPGQVTVLLGRNGVGKTTLLKSLMGRVPIRSGSIEWQGREISRLTPYERARAGIGFVPQGREIFPRLSVEENLRMGLAYRSARTAIPPDLFELFPVLEQMLQRRGGDLSGGQQQQLAIARALAPGPQLLILDEPTEGIQPSIIKDIGRVIRMLARERGMAVLLCEQYYDFAEELADQYLVMQRGAVIAQGPGSEMQEKGIRQLVAI; the protein is encoded by the coding sequence ATGCTGAAAGTCAAGAATCTCCACCAGTACTACGGCGGCTCGCACATCCTGCGCGACGTGAGCCTGCAGGCCGAGCCGGGCCAGGTCACCGTGCTGCTCGGGCGCAACGGCGTGGGCAAGACCACGCTGCTCAAGAGCCTGATGGGCCGCGTGCCGATCCGCAGCGGCAGCATTGAATGGCAGGGCCGCGAGATATCGCGCCTCACGCCCTATGAACGCGCGCGCGCCGGCATCGGCTTCGTGCCGCAGGGGCGCGAGATCTTCCCGCGCCTCAGCGTCGAGGAAAACCTGCGCATGGGGCTGGCGTATCGCAGCGCCAGGACGGCGATTCCCCCCGATCTGTTCGAACTGTTTCCGGTGCTCGAGCAGATGCTGCAGCGCCGCGGCGGCGATCTCTCGGGCGGCCAGCAGCAGCAGCTGGCGATTGCGCGCGCCCTCGCGCCCGGGCCGCAGCTGCTGATCCTCGATGAACCCACCGAGGGCATCCAGCCCAGCATCATCAAGGACATCGGCCGCGTGATCCGCATGCTGGCGCGCGAGCGCGGCATGGCGGTGCTGCTGTGCGAGCAGTACTACGACTTCGCCGAGGAACTGGCCGACCAGTACCTGGTGATGCAGCGCGGCGCCGTGATCGCGCAGGGGCCGGGCAGCGAGATGCAGGAGAAGGGGATACGGCAGCTGGTGGCGATTTGA
- a CDS encoding 6-phosphofructokinase, whose amino-acid sequence MRVALLTGGGDCPGLNAVIRAVTKSLIHHGNAEVLGIADGFEGLMGENPRVKPLAWDEVSGILHQGGTILGTSNSANPLRDAATLAQTGENIRQLGLDVVVAIGGDGTMSLAHGLEQVGLRCVGVPKTIDNDIANCERSFGFDTAVATVTESLRRIESTAMSHHRVMIVETMGRHAGWLALEAGIAGAADIILLPEIDYDLQAVIHVCRAREARQRYTIICIGEGAKESGASQTVREQVAGSPDPVRLGGVGHVLRARLQPHLRSEVRTTVLGHVQRGGDPTPFDRVLATRFGHHAAQLVIRGEFGRMVTLQGGQIGSVDIARVANVQRTIALDDGLLVMARDIGISLGEMHTP is encoded by the coding sequence ATGCGCGTAGCCCTACTCACCGGCGGCGGCGACTGCCCCGGCCTCAATGCCGTCATCCGCGCGGTGACCAAATCGCTCATCCACCATGGCAACGCCGAGGTGCTGGGCATCGCCGACGGCTTCGAAGGCCTGATGGGCGAGAATCCGCGCGTCAAGCCGCTGGCCTGGGACGAGGTCTCGGGCATCCTGCACCAGGGCGGCACGATTCTCGGCACCAGCAACAGCGCCAACCCGCTGCGCGACGCGGCCACGCTGGCGCAGACCGGCGAGAACATCCGCCAGCTGGGCCTGGACGTGGTGGTGGCCATTGGCGGCGACGGCACGATGAGCCTGGCGCATGGCCTGGAGCAGGTCGGCCTGCGCTGCGTGGGCGTGCCCAAGACCATCGACAACGACATTGCCAACTGCGAGCGCAGCTTCGGCTTCGACACCGCCGTGGCCACGGTCACCGAAAGCCTGCGCCGCATCGAGAGCACGGCCATGAGCCACCACCGCGTGATGATCGTCGAGACCATGGGCCGGCATGCGGGCTGGCTCGCGCTCGAGGCGGGCATTGCCGGCGCGGCCGACATCATCCTGCTGCCCGAGATCGACTACGACCTGCAGGCGGTGATCCACGTCTGCCGCGCGCGCGAGGCGCGCCAGCGCTACACCATCATCTGCATCGGCGAAGGCGCGAAGGAAAGCGGCGCGAGCCAGACCGTGCGCGAGCAGGTGGCCGGCAGCCCGGACCCGGTGCGCCTGGGCGGCGTGGGCCATGTGCTGCGCGCGCGGCTGCAGCCGCACCTCAGAAGCGAAGTCCGCACCACGGTGCTGGGCCATGTGCAGCGCGGCGGCGACCCCACGCCCTTCGACCGCGTGCTGGCCACGCGCTTCGGCCACCACGCGGCGCAGCTGGTGATCCGCGGCGAATTCGGCCGCATGGTGACGCTGCAGGGTGGCCAGATCGGCAGCGTCGACATCGCGCGCGTGGCGAATGTGCAGCGCACGATCGCGCTCGATGACGGGCTGCTGGTGATGGCGCGGGATATCGGGATTTCGCTGGGGGAAATGCACACCCCCTGA
- a CDS encoding urease accessory protein UreD: MAWLATLEIDYAVSHGKSVVHHRHDGPLRVLRSLYPEGAAVCHNVLVHPPGGLVGGDTLDIRAHVQAGAHALVTTPGATRFYRAEGAAAVQQTRLALDAGARMEWLPLETIAYSGCEAHNRLRLELAPGAEMIGWDLTALGLPNAGLPFLAGRYTQHLEIPGIWLEHGTLAADDTLLMDGALGLAGQRCFASLFFVAGSPIARERRETALERTRELIEAHPLAARCGVTSPHDQVIVLRALAPVVEPAMQLWQQVWRLWRAHFWDLPAVAPRIWSM; this comes from the coding sequence ATGGCATGGCTTGCAACACTGGAAATCGATTACGCCGTCTCGCACGGCAAAAGCGTCGTGCACCACCGCCACGACGGCCCGCTGCGCGTGCTGCGCAGCCTGTATCCCGAAGGCGCTGCGGTATGCCACAACGTGCTGGTGCACCCGCCCGGCGGGCTGGTGGGCGGCGACACGCTGGATATCCGCGCCCATGTGCAGGCCGGCGCGCATGCGCTGGTGACCACACCGGGCGCCACGCGTTTCTACCGCGCCGAGGGCGCTGCCGCCGTGCAGCAGACGCGGCTGGCGCTGGACGCAGGAGCGCGCATGGAATGGCTGCCGCTGGAAACCATTGCCTACAGTGGCTGCGAGGCGCACAACCGGCTGCGGCTCGAGCTGGCACCGGGCGCCGAGATGATCGGCTGGGATCTCACCGCGCTGGGACTGCCGAATGCCGGCCTGCCCTTTCTCGCGGGACGCTATACCCAGCATCTGGAGATCCCGGGCATCTGGCTCGAGCACGGCACGCTGGCCGCCGACGACACGCTGCTGATGGATGGCGCTCTGGGCCTGGCCGGCCAGCGCTGCTTCGCATCGCTGTTTTTCGTCGCCGGCAGCCCGATCGCACGCGAGCGCCGCGAAACCGCGCTGGAGCGGACGCGCGAACTCATCGAAGCCCATCCGCTGGCGGCGCGCTGCGGCGTCACCAGCCCGCACGATCAGGTGATCGTGCTGCGTGCGCTCGCGCCCGTGGTCGAGCCCGCGATGCAGCTGTGGCAGCAGGTCTGGCGGCTGTGGCGCGCGCATTTCTGGGATCTGCCCGCCGTCGCGCCGCGCATCTGGTCGATGTAG